The following are encoded in a window of Pseudofrancisella aestuarii genomic DNA:
- a CDS encoding 4'-phosphopantetheinyl transferase family protein produces the protein MEIIELYFYHLPSINVEEVKKYLILNKLFNSNEIEKFSRTKLCSLWFRYDKLSLKLNIFPKNLELDFEVSQRPILKKGNLDFNISHSGDWLIGAISSSRIGVDIEKINLNRDVKSIAKNFYSLEENSLLENSSNSYIENFYKLWTIKEASAKYFGISILKYLNKENQTEKKLSLLQYKFQNEYFITISTSLEKEVKLINLNKEIKLDIKRVN, from the coding sequence TAGAGCTTTATTTTTATCACTTACCAAGCATAAATGTTGAAGAAGTAAAAAAGTATTTGATTCTAAATAAACTTTTTAATTCTAATGAAATAGAAAAGTTTTCAAGAACTAAATTATGCTCATTATGGTTCCGTTATGATAAATTATCATTAAAATTAAATATTTTTCCAAAAAATCTTGAGCTTGATTTTGAAGTATCTCAAAGACCAATATTAAAAAAGGGTAATTTAGACTTTAATATTAGCCATAGTGGCGATTGGTTGATTGGAGCTATATCTTCTTCACGAATAGGTGTAGATATTGAAAAAATAAATTTAAATCGAGATGTAAAAAGTATAGCAAAAAACTTTTATTCACTAGAAGAAAATAGCTTGTTAGAAAATAGCAGTAACTCATATATAGAAAATTTTTATAAGTTATGGACTATAAAAGAGGCCTCTGCTAAATATTTTGGCATTAGTATTCTTAAATATTTAAATAAAGAAAATCAAACAGAAAAAAAATTAAGCTTATTACAATATAAATTTCAAAATGAATATTTTATAACTATTTCAACTAGTTTAGAAAAAGAGGTTAAGTTAATAAATTTAAATAAAGAAATAAAACTAGATATTAAGAGAGTTAATTAA
- a CDS encoding beta-ketoacyl synthase chain length factor, whose protein sequence is MKVCLNGWKAVSNSLSTIDDWKEWAILSKKPKGDLILNINEIPPMLRRRCSTASKIALSLALEFIESNNIEAGIFCSQHGELHNTVDLFEQIKNKEVLSPNKFSQCVHNTPSGLLSIQKNLNLPFNSISAGCETFQMGLIDAIAQLKDKKNVLFIIFDEKNPEVYSKLNIDYDLDYGLALYVSSEYKETSIVLDIEFDTNHISKTVMPPALIFIAWLLGDRKETLVLPMLKIKELSS, encoded by the coding sequence ATGAAGGTTTGTTTGAATGGATGGAAAGCGGTTTCAAATAGTCTCAGTACTATTGATGATTGGAAAGAATGGGCGATATTATCAAAAAAACCTAAAGGAGATTTGATTTTAAATATTAATGAAATTCCTCCAATGCTTCGACGTCGTTGTAGTACAGCTAGTAAAATAGCTTTATCATTAGCTTTAGAGTTTATTGAGAGTAATAATATTGAAGCTGGTATTTTTTGTTCTCAACATGGAGAGTTACATAATACCGTAGATTTGTTTGAGCAAATTAAAAATAAAGAAGTACTTTCCCCAAATAAATTTTCACAATGTGTACATAATACTCCCTCAGGTTTATTGTCTATTCAAAAAAACTTAAATCTTCCTTTTAATTCTATTTCAGCAGGGTGCGAAACTTTCCAAATGGGATTAATAGATGCAATCGCTCAGTTGAAGGATAAAAAAAATGTTTTATTTATCATTTTTGATGAAAAAAATCCAGAAGTATATAGTAAACTTAACATTGACTATGATTTAGATTATGGTTTAGCGCTATATGTTAGTAGTGAATATAAAGAAACTAGTATTGTTTTAGATATTGAGTTTGATACAAATCATATTAGTAAAACTGTGATGCCACCAGCTTTAATTTTTATAGCTTGGTTACTTGGAGATAGAAAAGAAACATTAGTATTACCGATGCTTAAAATAAAGGAGTTAAGTTCTTGA
- a CDS encoding phosphopantetheine-binding protein has product MITKISKLWRIFGTGFCIVLFTIGAFILSYIYLPLISLIIRNKEKQKTVAQYAVYVTFRIFIFIVHNLGVIRFKFENMNLLKEDKGCLFIANHPTLIDYVAIVSKLPRCDNMVKKELWENFFYKNLIDVAGYIPNIDAEQTFNQIKETFAKGNNLLMFPEGTRTVPDQPITFKRGAAQIALRVKAKIRLIHLDCQPVTLTKQKKWYSLPDKQPKFKITVGEKIDPADFLNKADDLPSLAARQLTRYLQQQFIQDSIMMEQEIKEMIIEVLNLEDISPEEIKSDEPLFGDGLGLDSIDALELGVAIKKRYNITLDSSNNEIRNHFSSVSALAKFIESQNK; this is encoded by the coding sequence TTGATTACTAAGATAAGTAAATTATGGCGAATATTTGGAACAGGATTTTGTATAGTGCTTTTTACTATAGGAGCATTTATCTTAAGTTATATATATTTACCTTTAATTTCTTTGATAATTAGAAACAAAGAAAAACAAAAGACAGTAGCTCAATATGCTGTTTATGTTACTTTTAGAATATTTATTTTTATAGTTCATAATTTAGGTGTTATACGTTTTAAATTTGAAAATATGAATTTATTAAAAGAAGATAAGGGTTGTTTATTTATAGCTAATCATCCAACTTTAATTGATTATGTAGCAATAGTTTCTAAGCTTCCTCGTTGTGATAATATGGTAAAAAAAGAGCTTTGGGAGAATTTTTTTTATAAAAATTTAATAGATGTTGCAGGATATATTCCAAATATTGATGCGGAACAAACATTTAATCAAATAAAAGAGACTTTTGCTAAAGGTAACAATTTACTAATGTTTCCAGAAGGAACTCGCACAGTTCCAGATCAACCAATCACATTTAAAAGAGGAGCTGCGCAAATAGCTTTAAGAGTTAAAGCTAAAATACGTTTAATTCATCTAGATTGTCAACCGGTGACTTTGACAAAACAAAAAAAATGGTATAGCCTTCCCGACAAACAGCCAAAGTTTAAGATAACTGTAGGAGAAAAAATAGACCCTGCAGATTTTCTGAACAAAGCTGATGATTTACCATCACTTGCAGCAAGGCAGCTTACTCGTTATTTACAGCAACAATTTATACAGGATAGTATTATGATGGAACAAGAAATTAAAGAGATGATAATAGAGGTATTAAATCTTGAAGATATTTCTCCTGAGGAAATAAAGTCTGATGAGCCTCTTTTTGGAGATGGTTTAGGATTAGATTCTATTGATGCATTAGAGCTAGGAGTTGCTATCAAAAAGCGATATAATATTACTTTAGATTCTAGTAACAATGAAATACGTAATCATTTTAGTTCAGTATCAGCTCTTGCTAAATTTATTGAATCTCAAAATAAATAG
- a CDS encoding acyl carrier protein — MQISHEGIFQELQQMLHKLFELDIDDITLESRLYEDLDLDSIDAVDLIVHLQSITKHKFKPEEFKAVRTVSDVVEVIYQTLKNQKN; from the coding sequence ATGCAAATTTCTCATGAAGGTATTTTTCAAGAACTTCAACAAATGTTACATAAACTTTTTGAGTTAGATATAGATGATATTACTTTAGAGTCACGTTTATATGAAGATTTAGACCTTGATAGTATAGATGCTGTTGACTTAATAGTTCACTTACAATCAATAACTAAACATAAATTTAAACCGGAAGAATTCAAAGCTGTTAGAACAGTATCAGATGTTGTAGAAGTAATCTATCAAACACTTAAAAATCAGAAAAATTAA
- a CDS encoding AMP-binding protein, with the protein MNRSKNLTFISQLEYLHLNPDQIIFLDEERRIDSKTFIRNITTLSLMWTEKFHKKDSIALVINNFYSFICAWFACQILGKKIVILPNNQVGTLESLSNYYDTVIYDEDVDFNTESIYKPLDISLCTETIFFTSGSSGDYKAYSRTIKELENESTAINKCLNNYISTEAVIYATVSHQHLYGFSFYFLWAFLSGHLIQTQRLISPEGILNRLVKNNALIVTTPIMISHLDKSSMIGEDTLVLSSASALSRENALSFFEKYKKEVLEIYGSTETGVIAYRRQIAQSDWKCFSGVEISIDSNSQLIVKSDFFSNSQQCMADKVKINENNNFTLLGRVDRIVKLAGKRLSLSAMENYLNSHLWIKDNCCILCSSYREYIGVLLVLSEEGKIALNSLEKPLFTRQLKSYLLDYYSLETLPKKWRIVSKIPVNTQGKRVLVEILKEFE; encoded by the coding sequence ATGAACAGAAGTAAAAACTTAACTTTTATTAGTCAACTTGAATATTTACATTTAAATCCAGACCAGATTATTTTTCTAGATGAAGAGAGAAGAATAGACTCTAAAACTTTTATAAGAAATATTACAACACTATCTTTAATGTGGACAGAGAAATTTCATAAGAAAGATAGCATAGCTTTAGTGATTAATAATTTTTACTCATTTATTTGTGCTTGGTTTGCTTGTCAGATACTTGGAAAGAAGATAGTTATATTACCTAACAATCAAGTTGGGACATTAGAATCATTATCAAATTATTATGATACAGTCATTTATGATGAAGATGTAGATTTCAATACTGAATCTATATATAAACCATTAGATATAAGCTTATGTACAGAAACAATATTTTTTACTTCTGGATCTAGTGGAGATTACAAAGCTTATTCTCGTACTATCAAAGAGCTTGAAAATGAAAGTACAGCTATAAATAAATGCTTAAATAATTATATTTCAACAGAAGCTGTAATTTATGCTACAGTATCTCATCAACATTTATATGGTTTTAGCTTTTATTTTTTATGGGCTTTTTTAAGTGGACATTTAATACAAACACAACGTTTAATTTCTCCGGAAGGTATACTTAATAGATTGGTTAAAAACAACGCTCTAATAGTCACTACTCCTATAATGATTTCACATTTGGATAAATCTAGTATGATAGGAGAAGATACTTTAGTGCTTTCTTCAGCAAGTGCTTTAAGTAGGGAAAATGCTTTATCTTTTTTTGAAAAATATAAAAAAGAAGTATTAGAAATATATGGTAGTACTGAAACTGGTGTGATTGCTTACAGAAGACAAATAGCGCAGTCAGATTGGAAATGTTTTTCTGGAGTAGAAATTAGCATAGATTCAAATTCACAATTAATAGTAAAATCTGATTTTTTTTCGAATAGTCAACAATGCATGGCTGATAAAGTTAAGATAAATGAAAATAATAATTTTACTTTACTAGGAAGAGTCGATCGTATAGTAAAGTTAGCAGGAAAAAGATTATCTTTATCAGCAATGGAAAATTATTTAAACTCTCATTTATGGATAAAAGATAATTGTTGTATTTTATGTAGCTCTTATCGTGAATATATAGGAGTCTTATTAGTTTTATCTGAAGAAGGAAAGATAGCTTTAAATAGTTTAGAAAAGCCTCTATTTACTCGACAATTAAAAAGCTACTTGTTAGACTATTATAGTTTAGAGACATTACCTAAAAAATGGCGAATTGTATCTAAAATCCCTGTGAATACACAAGGAAAGAGAGTATTGGTCGAAATTTTAAAAGAATTTGAGTAA
- a CDS encoding glycosyltransferase family 2 protein has product MYKNKLCIVIPVYRHGKQLGKTLENLSVYNLDIILVDDGNDSETKNIIDNLHQKFSQVIAVESLETNQGKGIAVTVGAKKALELDYTHMLQIDADGQHNSKDIPRFIDEMNKYPEAMISGLPQYDESIPKSRLHGRKITNFWVAIETWSLNIPEAMCGFRIYPLKSFLKLSEFKVFASRMSFDIDVLVRLYWFGVDIRFIPTKVIYPKDGYSNFAMFKDNARISLTHTRLFFGMLLRIPMLLLRKLRK; this is encoded by the coding sequence ATGTATAAAAATAAATTATGTATAGTTATACCAGTATATAGACATGGTAAGCAGTTAGGTAAAACTTTAGAAAATCTTTCAGTATATAATTTAGATATTATATTAGTTGATGATGGAAATGATTCTGAAACAAAAAATATAATTGACAACCTACATCAAAAGTTTTCTCAAGTTATAGCTGTAGAGTCTTTAGAGACAAATCAAGGAAAAGGTATAGCTGTAACAGTAGGGGCAAAGAAAGCTCTAGAATTAGATTATACTCATATGCTACAAATAGATGCTGATGGACAGCATAATAGTAAAGATATTCCTAGATTTATTGATGAAATGAACAAATATCCTGAGGCTATGATTTCAGGACTGCCTCAATATGATGAAAGTATACCTAAAAGTCGTTTACATGGACGTAAAATTACTAATTTTTGGGTAGCAATAGAGACGTGGTCTTTAAATATTCCTGAAGCGATGTGTGGTTTTAGGATTTATCCTCTAAAATCATTTTTGAAATTATCAGAATTCAAAGTATTTGCTAGTCGTATGAGTTTTGATATAGATGTACTTGTTCGTTTATATTGGTTTGGAGTAGATATTCGCTTTATCCCGACTAAAGTTATTTATCCTAAAGATGGATATTCAAATTTTGCAATGTTTAAAGATAATGCAAGAATATCATTAACACATACTCGTTTATTTTTTGGAATGTTATTACGTATTCCTATGTTATTACTTAGGAAACTTAGGAAATGA
- a CDS encoding acyltransferase, producing MNKHWSQIKEAGGLIGLKFTLWSYIILGRQVTYFIMYFVMIYYFLIFSNARNASFDYIRHLKPNISKLNLWLYSFRHFLSFGRMLIDKFAVWNKKITSEDLVFTNSSKENLEQAINRKKGGIIFTAHLGNLEVARALSKYNSNIKINALVFSKNAQKLNELLTKVNPEFKIGMISLQQPMPDLAIQLHDKIEAGEFIVIAGDRTSVTKHERNLEVNFLGDSAPFPEGAFVLAGLLKCPCYFMICPRTNKNKFDFIFENFALEGISFERKDRKNQLIKYAQEYADRLSHFCNIYPLEWFNFFDFWNKERKSV from the coding sequence ATGAATAAGCATTGGTCTCAGATAAAAGAAGCTGGTGGATTAATAGGACTAAAGTTTACTTTATGGAGTTATATAATTTTAGGTAGGCAAGTTACTTATTTTATAATGTATTTTGTGATGATCTATTATTTCTTAATCTTTTCTAATGCAAGAAATGCTTCTTTTGATTATATAAGACATCTTAAACCTAATATCTCTAAGCTTAATTTATGGCTATATAGTTTTCGTCATTTTCTTAGCTTTGGGAGAATGTTGATTGACAAATTCGCAGTTTGGAATAAAAAAATTACATCAGAAGATTTGGTTTTTACAAATAGCTCTAAAGAAAACTTAGAGCAAGCAATAAATAGAAAAAAGGGTGGCATTATTTTTACTGCCCATTTAGGAAATCTAGAGGTTGCAAGAGCTTTATCTAAGTATAACTCCAATATCAAAATTAATGCTTTAGTTTTTAGCAAAAATGCTCAGAAGTTAAATGAGTTATTAACTAAAGTAAATCCTGAATTTAAAATAGGAATGATATCTTTACAGCAGCCAATGCCAGATTTGGCTATTCAACTACATGATAAAATAGAAGCAGGTGAATTTATAGTAATTGCTGGAGATAGAACTTCAGTAACAAAACATGAAAGAAATTTAGAAGTAAATTTTCTTGGAGATAGTGCACCTTTCCCAGAGGGAGCTTTTGTTTTAGCAGGGTTATTAAAATGCCCATGCTATTTTATGATTTGTCCTAGGACTAATAAAAATAAATTTGATTTTATTTTTGAAAATTTTGCATTGGAAGGAATTAGTTTTGAACGCAAAGATAGAAAAAATCAATTAATTAAATATGCTCAGGAATACGCTGATAGATTAAGTCATTTTTGTAATATCTATCCGTTAGAATGGTTTAATTTTTTTGACTTTTGGAATAAGGAGAGAAAGAGTGTCTAA
- a CDS encoding acyl-CoA thioesterase, translating into MSKDTVYFSHSTLIEVPFFDVDSLQIVWHGHYIKYFEIARCAMLNKLEYNYIHMKNDGYAWPIVDLQLKYIKPAYFGQKIRVFCDLVEYENRLKIVYCVKDEKSNEILTKGYTIQLAVDLNTQRACFITPQNWQKKIKEICNV; encoded by the coding sequence GTGTCTAAAGATACAGTTTATTTCTCTCATAGTACATTGATAGAAGTTCCTTTTTTTGATGTAGATAGCCTGCAAATTGTGTGGCATGGACATTATATTAAATATTTTGAGATAGCTCGTTGTGCGATGTTGAATAAATTAGAATATAATTATATTCATATGAAAAATGATGGTTATGCATGGCCAATAGTTGATTTACAATTAAAATATATTAAGCCAGCATATTTTGGTCAAAAAATAAGAGTATTTTGTGACTTGGTTGAATATGAAAATAGATTAAAGATAGTTTATTGTGTTAAAGATGAAAAAAGTAATGAGATTCTTACTAAGGGATATACTATACAGTTAGCTGTAGATTTAAATACACAAAGAGCTTGTTTTATTACTCCACAAAATTGGCAAAAAAAGATAAAGGAAATTTGTAATGTTTAG
- a CDS encoding outer membrane lipoprotein carrier protein LolA produces MFRILITIVSFFIVTISMATPIADQPNFLAVEKQLTKNSNISGNFEQTRHIDGLQTPLTSSGTFKLSPESGLYWNQDKPFKSILKVTKDSLEQTVMDNPPTILTRDQQPVVFTFTQVFMSILQGNTDSIEQYFNASFKGNTKDWEITLTPKANIISKAIESIYLKGSNTIDFVKVIDTEGNIVNIKFSNVVIK; encoded by the coding sequence ATGTTTAGAATATTAATTACAATAGTAAGTTTTTTTATAGTAACTATTAGTATGGCTACACCAATAGCAGATCAACCAAACTTCTTAGCGGTTGAAAAACAATTAACTAAAAATTCTAATATTTCAGGAAATTTTGAGCAAACAAGACATATAGATGGATTGCAAACTCCTTTAACTTCATCAGGGACATTTAAACTATCACCAGAATCTGGGTTATACTGGAATCAAGATAAACCTTTTAAATCAATACTTAAAGTAACTAAAGATAGTCTTGAACAAACTGTTATGGATAATCCTCCTACAATTCTCACTAGAGATCAGCAACCTGTTGTTTTCACATTCACTCAAGTTTTTATGTCAATATTACAGGGAAATACAGATTCTATAGAACAATATTTTAATGCTTCATTTAAAGGAAATACTAAAGATTGGGAGATTACTCTAACTCCAAAAGCTAATATCATAAGTAAAGCTATAGAAAGTATTTATTTGAAAGGATCTAATACTATAGATTTTGTTAAAGTTATTGATACTGAAGGTAATATTGTAAATATCAAATTTAGTAATGTGGTTATTAAATAA
- a CDS encoding MMPL family transporter produces MDYKFRLRFLAWLAIIISSSIVFGTLIFKGFPLNTNVLSLLPEKQTTPAFSAASETFSSRMGNKVIFLISAPDEDQAIKATEEFSDKLKQSQLFKRIFKGVNEAEQQSWGTFYFPYRLQLLKPSDEKLLVNNNENKIVENALVSLYSPMGIANRKLLDNDPFFLYQNYLLSLPRPSSALDLHKGYLTTKYGERWYVMLQTQISGNSFSLTTQETIIKAIDNATAEISQNGVKVLRTGMLFYAQNGSDTAQHEVSTIGVGSLVGIILLVLFTFRSLRPLVFTLVSVASGFIVAFVVTYLWFGSVFLFTLVFGASLIGISVDYAFFYYSERLLGDEKWTPALGFKRIFWGITLGLLNVIISFIVISIAPFPGLHQLAVFAITGLSISYLTVICLFPYVIQKTPTPNKKPILLICSDKYLEIWKNISKISIVIILTIIALVIIAGNFQVKANDDIHILESTSQELKNTENTVKKITGSNMGMSYLIVLADNNEILLQRANNISEKIYTEFSNINNPLISISDYIPTVDKQKNNYDLVKKLISAQLINYLEKIGYDNSQAQKVKKNLDNISFKELTLDSWLDARISQQLKFLWLGDQEGQKAMAITLSERINLDQLESIVKDQEGVYLVNKADEISDIFAHYRVMINNLLFLVAALLWILLSFRYSFKKAFIYLITPVLACSGALGILGWFDIPLTLFSLLALILVLGISMDYVIFLAESKKQYQSTMLALLLSAITTVLSFGLLSLSSTPAIHYFGLTVLVGIVLAFLLAPLALRLTEYEN; encoded by the coding sequence ATGGATTATAAATTTAGGCTACGTTTTCTTGCGTGGCTAGCTATTATAATTAGCTCATCTATTGTATTTGGCACATTAATTTTTAAAGGATTCCCTCTTAATACAAATGTGCTTTCTCTTTTACCTGAAAAGCAAACAACCCCTGCTTTTTCTGCGGCATCAGAAACATTTTCATCACGTATGGGGAATAAAGTTATATTTTTGATTAGCGCACCAGATGAAGATCAAGCAATTAAAGCGACTGAAGAATTTAGTGATAAATTAAAGCAAAGTCAGCTATTTAAGCGTATATTTAAAGGAGTGAATGAGGCAGAACAACAATCTTGGGGAACTTTTTACTTTCCTTATAGATTACAGCTTTTAAAACCAAGTGATGAAAAATTATTAGTCAATAATAATGAAAATAAAATTGTTGAAAATGCTTTAGTATCTTTATATAGTCCAATGGGAATAGCTAATCGTAAATTATTAGATAATGATCCATTCTTTTTATATCAAAATTATTTATTAAGTTTACCACGACCATCATCAGCTTTAGATTTACATAAAGGCTATTTGACCACTAAATATGGTGAACGTTGGTATGTAATGTTACAAACCCAAATATCAGGTAATAGTTTCTCACTGACAACTCAAGAGACTATTATTAAAGCTATAGACAATGCAACAGCAGAAATATCCCAAAATGGGGTAAAAGTTTTAAGAACTGGAATGCTATTTTATGCTCAAAATGGCTCAGATACAGCCCAGCATGAAGTAAGTACTATAGGTGTTGGCTCTCTAGTAGGAATTATTTTACTTGTTTTATTTACATTTAGATCATTACGTCCTCTCGTATTTACTCTAGTATCAGTTGCTAGTGGTTTTATAGTGGCTTTTGTCGTTACTTATCTATGGTTTGGAAGTGTTTTTCTATTTACTCTAGTATTTGGAGCTAGTTTAATAGGTATCTCTGTAGATTATGCATTTTTCTATTACTCTGAAAGGTTATTGGGAGATGAAAAATGGACACCAGCATTAGGATTTAAACGAATATTTTGGGGTATTACGTTAGGTTTACTAAATGTAATTATTTCTTTCATAGTAATATCAATAGCACCATTTCCTGGGCTGCATCAGTTAGCAGTGTTTGCGATAACAGGCTTATCTATTTCTTATTTAACTGTTATATGTTTATTTCCATATGTAATACAAAAAACACCAACTCCTAATAAAAAGCCGATTTTATTAATTTGCTCAGATAAGTATCTAGAAATTTGGAAAAATATATCTAAAATATCAATTGTAATAATTTTAACAATAATAGCTCTTGTTATAATTGCAGGAAACTTTCAAGTTAAAGCAAATGATGATATCCATATTCTAGAGTCAACCTCTCAAGAACTCAAAAATACAGAAAATACCGTAAAGAAAATTACTGGTAGTAATATGGGAATGAGTTATTTAATAGTTTTAGCTGATAATAATGAGATTCTTTTACAGCGAGCTAATAATATTAGTGAAAAAATTTATACAGAATTTTCTAATATAAATAATCCTTTAATAAGTATTAGTGACTATATACCAACTGTTGATAAGCAGAAAAATAATTATGACTTAGTCAAAAAATTAATTTCTGCACAGCTTATTAATTATCTAGAAAAAATTGGCTATGATAATAGTCAAGCACAAAAAGTAAAAAAGAATCTTGATAATATAAGTTTTAAAGAATTGACTCTAGATTCTTGGCTTGATGCTCGCATATCTCAACAATTAAAATTTTTATGGCTTGGAGATCAAGAGGGGCAAAAAGCAATGGCTATAACTCTTTCTGAACGTATAAACTTAGATCAGCTAGAATCAATAGTAAAAGATCAAGAAGGAGTATACTTAGTTAATAAAGCTGATGAAATTAGTGATATTTTTGCGCATTATCGTGTAATGATAAATAACTTACTATTTTTAGTTGCAGCTTTACTATGGATATTATTATCTTTTCGTTATTCTTTTAAGAAAGCTTTTATTTATTTAATAACTCCAGTATTAGCATGTTCAGGAGCATTAGGAATATTAGGTTGGTTTGACATTCCTCTAACATTATTTAGTTTATTAGCATTAATCTTAGTTTTAGGAATATCTATGGATTACGTTATTTTCTTAGCTGAAAGTAAAAAACAGTATCAAAGTACTATGTTAGCTTTACTATTATCAGCTATCACAACCGTATTATCATTTGGCTTATTATCATTAAGCTCAACACCAGCTATTCATTATTTTGGATTAACTGTATTAGTCGGAATAGTTTTAGCATTTTTATTAGCTCCTTTAGCGTTAAGGCTAACAGAATATGAAAATTAA
- a CDS encoding DUF3261 domain-containing protein, translating into MKIKSLFLVLFISLSGCAIFENKENTDTKVEFLPNTMVTLPKPNSLDLDMNISQIVSATYHVNEKTSNFSTQVEIIVDSKHIMMIALSGWGGSLFKLDYNGNKIESSSLPMPNQNMGVKESLLEFIISYAPSPVVEKMFTGTGIVLQQESKERCLVKDDEKIMCIEYKSEKPWLGSVLIHNYHYNYTVKIDTLSYKLNK; encoded by the coding sequence ATGAAAATTAAGAGTTTATTTTTAGTTTTATTTATTTCATTAAGCGGTTGTGCAATTTTTGAAAATAAAGAAAATACAGATACTAAAGTAGAATTTTTACCAAATACAATGGTTACATTACCAAAGCCTAATTCATTAGATTTAGATATGAATATTTCTCAAATTGTATCTGCTACTTATCATGTTAATGAAAAAACTTCTAACTTCAGTACTCAAGTTGAAATCATAGTAGATTCTAAGCATATAATGATGATAGCACTTTCTGGTTGGGGAGGCTCTTTATTTAAGCTAGATTACAATGGTAATAAAATTGAAAGTAGCAGTTTACCTATGCCAAATCAAAATATGGGCGTTAAAGAAAGTTTATTAGAATTTATTATTAGTTATGCACCTTCTCCAGTTGTTGAAAAAATGTTTACTGGGACTGGAATTGTTTTACAACAAGAATCAAAAGAACGTTGTTTAGTTAAAGATGATGAGAAAATAATGTGTATAGAATATAAATCAGAAAAACCTTGGTTAGGTTCAGTATTAATTCATAATTATCATTATAACTATACAGTAAAAATAGATACATTATCTTATAAACTTAATAAATAA
- a CDS encoding DMT family transporter, whose translation MQNNLNIKAFFALLICIFFWSSAFVCIRHFMTHNYNSGSLSLVRYLIASLAMLFIFIPLKQKVKPTVKDLVYFAVLGFLGFFIYSVFLNEGEKFVSAGVANFIIFQVPIVEIVLAILFLNERINKFGVLGLTICMLGAGAILVASNSEIRFLGVLYVYIAAFAGAIYTAFQKKILVKFHPIEAVAYFIWFGTLFLLIFSNQAIKDFSHTSLLDVSMVIYMGIFPGALSYLLWGYAFKHLKVSIAASSLYVMPLFTIFLGWVFLDEVPKALSIIGGIVAVFGAVVITRYGVKK comes from the coding sequence ATGCAAAATAATCTAAATATAAAGGCCTTTTTTGCACTATTAATATGTATATTTTTCTGGTCTTCTGCTTTTGTTTGTATCAGACATTTTATGACTCATAACTATAACTCAGGATCTTTATCACTAGTAAGATACCTTATTGCTTCTTTGGCAATGCTATTTATATTTATTCCTTTAAAGCAAAAGGTTAAACCTACAGTAAAAGATTTAGTTTATTTTGCAGTATTAGGTTTTTTAGGATTCTTTATATATAGTGTTTTTTTAAATGAAGGAGAAAAATTTGTTAGTGCGGGAGTTGCTAATTTTATTATTTTCCAAGTTCCTATAGTAGAAATAGTTTTAGCTATCTTATTTTTAAATGAGAGAATTAATAAATTTGGGGTGTTAGGCTTAACTATTTGTATGTTAGGGGCAGGAGCTATTTTAGTTGCTAGTAATAGTGAAATACGTTTTTTAGGAGTACTATACGTATATATAGCCGCATTTGCAGGAGCTATATATACAGCCTTTCAGAAGAAAATTTTAGTAAAATTTCATCCTATTGAAGCTGTAGCTTATTTTATATGGTTTGGAACATTATTCTTATTGATTTTTTCTAACCAAGCAATTAAAGACTTTTCTCATACCTCTTTATTAGATGTTAGTATGGTCATATATATGGGAATATTTCCTGGAGCTTTATCGTATCTTTTATGGGGATATGCTTTTAAACATCTAAAAGTCTCTATTGCTGCTAGCTCATTATATGTAATGCCTTTATTTACAATATTTTTAGGGTGGGTATTTTTAGATGAAGTACCAAAAGCTTTAAGTATTATCGGTGGAATTGTTGCAGTGTTCGGAGCCGTTGTTATTACAAGGTATGGAGTAAAAAAATAA